The Alosa alosa isolate M-15738 ecotype Scorff River chromosome 9, AALO_Geno_1.1, whole genome shotgun sequence genome includes a region encoding these proteins:
- the xxylt1 gene encoding xyloside xylosyltransferase 1, which produces MGALRLFTGIMGRISTFRSYQIVLLLAAALAVVAFYYFGSERQNFSSTTKRIKQTQASHNANRNDADLSLDTRLLHAEEKAGSAGEGEEGRARRTHSQPEEMQRYHALMMFTKVDKNRGLQAKFQVAMRSMAKHGRFLEEEVLVLHFVSDEASQELGKQLLPELLLDASFKYEGT; this is translated from the exons ATGGGTGCCCTGCGTTTATTTACCGGCATAATGGGCAGGATCAGTACTTTTAGATCCTACCAAATCGTCCTCCTTCTTGCAGCTGCCTTGGCAGTTGTTGCATTCTATTATTTCGGGTCAGAGAGACAGAATTTCTCCAGCACGACCAAGCGCATCAAACAGACCCAGGCAAGCCACAACGCCAATCGCAACGACGCTGACCTGTCGCTGGACACCAGGTTGTTGCACGCCGAGGAAAAAGCGGGGTCTGCTGGGGAAGGCGAGGAAGGTAGGGCGAGGAGGACTCACAGCCAGCCCGAGGAGATGCAGCGTTACCATGCGCTGATGATGTTCACCAAGGTGGACAAGAACAGGGGCCTTCAGGCCAAATTCCAGGTGGCGATGCGTTCAATGGCCAAACACGGGCGCTTTCTGGAAGAGGAGGTACTCGTGCTTCACTTTGTGAGTGATGAGGCGAGCCAGGAGCTGGGCAAGCAGTTGCTCCCTGAGCTGCTTCTGGATGCCTCCTTCAAGTATGAG GGCACTTGA